A segment of the Streptomyces diastaticus subsp. diastaticus genome:
GTTCGGCGGACTCCGCGGCGGTTCAGGCACGTGCGGACGGAGAAGCAGCCCGCCTTCCGGGCGCCCGCGGCCTGTCACCCCGGGCCGCCGGCGCGGCTGCCCCTGTCAGCGCGTCTCCGACCTGTTCAGGTAGTTGTAGACGGTGAAGCGGCTCACGCCCAGGGCGCCCGCGACCGTCTCCACGCCGTGGCGGACGGAGAAGGCGCCGCGCGCCTCCAGGGTGCGGACGACGGCCTGTTTGGTCTTGCGGTCGAGTTCCGCGAGCGGGCGGCCGTGCTTGCGCTCCAGGGCGGCGAGGATCTGGTCGAGGGAGTCGCTGAGCTGCGGCAGCCGCACGGCGACGACCTCGCGCCCCTCCCAGGAGAGGACGACGTCCTCCTCGCCGGCGCGGGCCGGCGGCAGCAGTTCGCCGCCCATCGCGTCGACCAGCGGCTTGACGGCGTCCACGAACGGCTCGCCCACGACTGCCTCCCCCACAGCCGGCCCGGCCGGCCCGTCGGCGCTCACCGGTCGCCCTCGATGACGTTGACCTGGAGGGAGACCCGGGTCGCACCGGAGGCCAGCGCCTCACGGAGCAGGGCGTCGACAGCGCCGAGGACCTGGTCGGCGCCGCCCTCGGCGGTGTTGCCGAACGGACCGACGTCCACCGCGTCGAGGTCGGCCGAGGAGATCACCGCGCGGGCCACCAGCGCGTGCGGGGGCGCCTCGTCCAGGTCGAACGGTTCCGTCGTGAATTCCACTCGCAATCGCATTGCGCCCCTGTTCGCCGCTCTCTCCCGACCTGGCCTCTCCTCCTGGCGCCCGGCCTCCGCCCCGACCCTAACGGACCTGGGCGGCGGCCGGGCCCCGGCGGGGCGAACGCCCGGGTGCGCGAGGTACGCG
Coding sequences within it:
- a CDS encoding helix-turn-helix domain-containing protein; translation: MSADGPAGPAVGEAVVGEPFVDAVKPLVDAMGGELLPPARAGEEDVVLSWEGREVVAVRLPQLSDSLDQILAALERKHGRPLAELDRKTKQAVVRTLEARGAFSVRHGVETVAGALGVSRFTVYNYLNRSETR